The sequence GCGCCTTTCCCGGCCAGTTCAAGGGCCACGGCTTCGCCGATTCCCTGAGAAGCGCCCGTGACGATGGCGATTTTTCCTTGGAACGGCATCTTACCCTCCTGCCCCTTTCCAGGCCTTTTCGAAACGGGGCAATTCGTTCTGGATGCGTTCATGGATCTTTTCCATGACAAACCGCCCGCTGTTGCGGACGGCATTCCGAACCGCCGTCGCATTGGACCGCCCGTGGCCGATGATGCAGACGCCGTTGAGTCCCAGGAGATGAGCGCCTCCGTATTCGGAATAATCCAGCTTCTTGTAAACCTTCTTGAGGTTTCTTTTCATCAGCAGGAACCCGATCTTGGCGAAAAAATTCTTCATGATTTCCGTTCGGGCCATGGACACCAGGGTGTCGACAACCCCCTCGGAAACCTTCAGGGCCACGTTCCCCGTAAATCCGTCGCTGACGACGACATCGGCCTTGCCGGAATAAAGATCCTTGCCTTCGATGTTTCCGACGAATCGGAGGGGGGAGTCCTGCAGCATTTCGTACGTGTCCCGGGTGAGATCGTTTCCCTTGTTGTCTTCCTCGCCGATGCTCATCAGGCCGACACGGGGATCTTTCAATCCCATGGCCGTCTCCATGAACGTCTTGCCCATGACCGCAAATTGGACGAGGTGGTGGGGCAGACAATTGGCATTGGCCCCGACATCGATCAGCAGGGTCAGTCCCGCGGCCCCGGGAGCCAGCAGCGCCAGGGCGGGTTTATCCACGCCCCGAAGAGCGCCGATCACCTTTCGGGAAATAGAGACGACGGCGGCGGTGTTGCCCATGGAAACAAAGGCGCCGGCCTGGCCGCTGCGGACGAGCTCGGCGCCGACGCGGATGGAGGATTTCTTCTTGCGGCGGAAGGCCAGAAGACCCTCGCCCATGCCGATGGCATCCGGAGCATCGACAATGGTCACAAGGGTCCGGCGTCCGCCGAGTTTGTCGAATTCCTTGCAAATGGCCTTTTCATCGCCGACAAGAAGGACTTCGATGTTGAAATCCTGGGACGCGCGAACGGCGCCCTCAACGGCCACCCGCGGGCCGAAATCCCCCCCCATGGCATCCACGGCGATTTTCATGGCGCCGCTCCCGGTCAGTCTTCGGACCCCTCGATAACCTGCCGCCCCTTGTAGAACCCGCATTCCGGACAGGCGCGGTGGGGCAGCTTGGGATTACCGCAGTTGGAGCAAACCGAGAATGAAGGAAGAGACAGCGCGTCGTGTGTGCGGCGCTTGCCTTTCCGCTGCGGAGAATGGCGTCGTTTTGGATTT comes from Acidobacteriota bacterium and encodes:
- the rpmF gene encoding 50S ribosomal protein L32, with translation MPNPKRRHSPQRKGKRRTHDALSLPSFSVCSNCGNPKLPHRACPECGFYKGRQVIEGSED
- the plsX gene encoding phosphate acyltransferase PlsX, whose protein sequence is MKIAVDAMGGDFGPRVAVEGAVRASQDFNIEVLLVGDEKAICKEFDKLGGRRTLVTIVDAPDAIGMGEGLLAFRRKKKSSIRVGAELVRSGQAGAFVSMGNTAAVVSISRKVIGALRGVDKPALALLAPGAAGLTLLIDVGANANCLPHHLVQFAVMGKTFMETAMGLKDPRVGLMSIGEEDNKGNDLTRDTYEMLQDSPLRFVGNIEGKDLYSGKADVVVSDGFTGNVALKVSEGVVDTLVSMARTEIMKNFFAKIGFLLMKRNLKKVYKKLDYSEYGGAHLLGLNGVCIIGHGRSNATAVRNAVRNSGRFVMEKIHERIQNELPRFEKAWKGAGG